A region of Ictidomys tridecemlineatus isolate mIctTri1 chromosome 4, mIctTri1.hap1, whole genome shotgun sequence DNA encodes the following proteins:
- the LOC144377246 gene encoding spermatogenesis-associated protein 31D3-like produces the protein MERLIPGKRRCKVYPSSNLPLLCDLSSYGGQGHSAKEETQEEKKRNIQSPLGQHQDRDNLQQLLRPDNLCKMFNEVSHLLSLAPLEDVASIQTPLDSTGYVRKSSPSKFPALSSVPGGGLLPASLLKLSPPSSFSLPPIKVMPSADLLSPSPLSDSLPPEPLPPLDSKATEDPLPPPSLSLPPPPPHPTQETDRLLPKDATLPVVSSPAGLSTSVPVGGMDHSRSEVPAKNVLSSNLAQDSVKQQFLAFRSENLSGGDTVAYCVETPNIWFLPPPVLTCLERQIKKRGDVLKWKEKEKKEESFPKQHQPNYQGFTSEKRSESVADQQDMAISLLSWIRGLLIHLWFL, from the exons ATGGAGAGATTGATCCCTGGCAAGAGAAGATGTAAGGTCTACCCGTCCAGCAATTTACCTTTGCTCTGTGATCTATCTTCCTATGGGGGACAAGGGCACTCAG caaaagaagagactcaagaagagaagaagagaaacatTCAAAg CCCCCTGGGCCAACATCAGGATAGAGACAACTTGCAGCAACTGTTACGTCCAGACAACCTCTGTAAGATGTTTAATGAGGTCAGTCATCTGCTATCTCTGGCACCCTTGGAAGATGTTGCAAGTATTCAGACACCTTTGGATTCCACAGGTTATGTGAGAAAATCATCACCTTCTAAATTCCCTGCTCTCTCCTCAGTCCCAGGAGGGGGTCTATTGCCAGCCTCTCTGTTGAAGCTTTCTCCAccttcctcattctctcttcCCCCTATCAAGGTCATGCCCTCAGCTGACCTTCTCTCACCTTCCCCATTGAGTGACTCTCTGCCACCAGAGCCTCTTCCTCCCTTGGACTCCAAGGCCACAGAAGACCCTTTACCACCCCCATcactttccctcccccctcccccaccacatcCCACTCAGGAAACAGACAGGCTTCTACCAAAAGATGCCACTCTGCCTGTGGTGAGCAGTCCTGCTGGCTTGTCCACTTCTGTTCCAGTGGGAGGCATGGACCATTCCAGATCAGAGGTTCCTGCCAAGAATGTGCTGTCTTCCAATTTGGCACAAGATAGTGTAAAACAGCAATTTCTTGCCTTCCGTTCTGAGAACTTATCTGGGGGAGACACTGTAGCCTACTGTGTGGAGACTCCTAACATCTGGTTTCTGCCCCCTCCTGTCCTGACATGCCTGGAGAGACAAATCAAAAAGAGGGGTGATGTCCTCaagtggaaagaaaaggaaaagaaagaagaatcttTTCCTAAACAACATCAGCCAAATTACCAAGGATTTACTTCAGAGAAAAGGTCAGAGTCAGTTGCTGATCAGCAGGACATGGCCATCTCTCTTCTTTCATGGATAAGGGGACTGCTGATCCACCTGTGGTTCCTCTGA